A stretch of DNA from Triticum dicoccoides isolate Atlit2015 ecotype Zavitan chromosome 2A, WEW_v2.0, whole genome shotgun sequence:
CTTCCCTTCCGCCTCACTTTTGGGCTGAGATTGTTTctgcatccacctatctcatcaacattcagccatcgactactttgcagggtggtattcctatggagtgtctcTCTGGACGTTCTCCTGACTACTCAGCTCTACGTATGTTTGGCTGTGTGTGCTATGTCCTTCTTGCCCCACGAGAACACACCAAACTAactgctcagtcggttgagtgtgtCTTCCTTGGCTACAGCGATGAGCACAAGGGATATCGCTGTTGGGATCCTGTTGGTCGTCATTTGCACATCTCgtgtgatgtgacttttgatgagtctcacTCTTACTACCCCCGTCCTTCTTCCTCGAGCTTCTCTGTGGacgatatttcttttcttcttctccctgaTACACTATGCTATGTGCCTTCTGTTTCAACTCCTCCTCCCGCACCTCTCATTCCCTCCCCTTCACCACCGACACCATCTTCCCCATCCTCCCTCCTcacctctccaccatcatctccaGTTCGTCGCCCTCGCTCACCAtttcctctccactatactcgtcGCCCTCGTTCTGAGGATCCTTCTCCTGACGCGCCTTCCACCTCTGGTGCACCTCCCTTCACGCCTCCCCCAGTTCATAACCTCCATGCTCGGCCTCGCCCCCCGCCTGATCGCTACTCTCTTGCTCGGTATGGTCTCTCTATCATtgctgagcccacttcctatcggATCGCCACTCagcctgaatggcagcttgcgatggaCGAAGAACTTGCTGGCCTTGAGTGCTCTggcacatgggatctagtttccctcccttccggtgttcgtcccatcacctgcaagtgggtctacaagattaagactcgctctgttggctctcttgagcgctacaaagcgcgtcttgtggcccgtggtttttagcaggagcagggacgcgattatgatgagacattcgctccTGTCGCTCACATGACCACTGTTCGCACTCTTCTTGTTGTGGCTTTTGTTTGTCAttggtctatctctcaacttgatgtccagaacgcctttctcaatggcgagttgcgtgaggaggtttacatgcagcCACCACCAGGGTACTACACTCTTGATGGTATGGTCTGTAGACTTCGCCGCTCTCTCTATGGTCTTAAACAGGCCCCTcgtgcctggtttgagcgcttcgcctctgtggtgactgccgctggtttcttgcccagtgatcatgatcccgcgttgtttgttcacacgtacgtctcctcgtggtcggactcttctcctcCTCTATGttggatgacatgatcatcactggtgacgacCTTGACTAtattgcctttgttaaggctcgccttcgcgatcagttcctcatgactgatcttggtcctcttcgctactttcttgggattgagatctcctcgacctctgatggcttctacatctcccaagaaaaatatattcaggatcttcttgctcgtgctgctctcggtgatgagcgcactgttgtgactcctatggagctcaacgttcagcttcgtGCCCCCGATGGTGACCCacttcctaatcccactcgctatcgtcatcttgttggcagtcttgtctatcttgctgttacgcgtcctgacatctcctatcaTGTCCACATCCCGAGTCAGTTCGTTTCAGCCCCCCACCTATgttcactatagtcatctcctccgtgttctacgatatcttcgtggcacgatctctcagcgccttttctttccccgctccagctctcttgagctccaggcctactctgatgctacctgggctagtgatccctctgatcgacgctCGTTGTCTGCTtattgtgtttttcttggtggctctctcattgcctggaagaccaagaaacagactgcagtttctcgctcgagtacagaggctgagttgcgagccatggctatgttgacggctgaggtgatttggttacggtggttacttgaggattttggtgtgtctgctcctacctcgactcccttactgtcagacagtactggcgctatcagtattgcgcgtgacccagtgaagcatgagctcaccaagcacatcggtgtggatgcccactttgtgcgtgtTGCTGTGCAGGATCATATTCTCACTCTTTACTATGTGCCCTCTGAATCACAGTTGGCGAACTTCTTCATGAAGGCACAGACTCGAGCGCAGCATAGCTTTTTCCTCTCCAAACTTagtgttgttcatccaccatgagtttgaagggggggtgttagatgtgtatagtcccttttcggtatatccccattgtataaggggttttctgcactttgccacacatgtatatgtaatggcctttggTCCTCAGGAAATAGTCAGTTGCTGTTCATCCAACATCAGTCACTGCACGACGTGAAGTTGAACTTTGTCTTGCACGTTGGCTTTACTAGTTCGACCATTACACTAATGTAGGGTGTTGAGGTGCATGATGGTAGCTTTCAAACAGAGTCAAATTCAAAAGTTTAGCACCAATTCTTTCTATGGCAAGAAACAAAGTCAAATTCTACGAAAAGTACACGAGTTTCTTTCATCCCAAGAACAGGAGAAATGGTGGGCTGGGCAGAAATTAAATACTCCAACACAGTTCATACATCTCCTCCAAGTAGTTTAGTGCGTTCTTCTGAGGAACAGTTGTTTTTATGCCAACCATCCCACTATGATGTTCAGTTTATACTATAAAAAAACTGGTGCTTTACTCTTTTTCATTTCAACAGTTTTCCACGCAGGTAGACTCAAAGAGCTAAAAGTGCACTCGATATTGGTCCGGTACCATACCACCCAAATGTAAAAAAAGCACAGGAAATGGGGTGCTAGCATGCTGCTAGGGCAAAACAGTTGTGCTCAGCACTCAGCAGCCAAGCTTCAGTGCTGCAACACTTCAGTTGAGATTCAGCTGTTCGCTACTCTCGGCGTGTCGAACTTATCTGAATTTCGTGCCGCGAGTCACTTTCAGGTGAGTTTCATCGCTTTTACTACCCCTATACTTGTTATGAAAGAGTAATTTTTTCTACTCCTGCTACTTGTTATGCAACTGAATTTTCTAAATTGCTTGGATACAATTTCAGCGATGACTATACACGGGTCCTGGCTTAGTTGGTACCGCTGAGAGGAATGAAACGTAGACCACACTATAAGAAACACACAGAAGAATATGCTATACACGCATGCTGATATCCACTGGCTCAGAAATGGGATAGTCTAACCCTGAAAGATTCTGGAAGGCAATATTCAAGAAAAAGACACACAGCACGCACAGATTCTGGAAGCCCTACTTAAAACAAGAGCATGTGGCCAGATCCAAAGGTGTAAACCGCATGCTGAGATCAATCAAGGGGAGATGCCACTTCTTTATTTGGTAGTACAAATCCATAGAGAAATGAAACCTGCTACAGACAGATCTGCTTTGATCGATCATGGCTGAATTAAAGTACTAGTAGTAGTTCTTAAAACAACAAGCTGTTCCACAACTGCCCAATGATGCAAACCTAACAACCAATCATACGACGACAATCGACGACGACGATGATCGAATGATCAGCGCGACATAATCCAGTACTGATCCTCTCAGCTAGCATGCAGATCCCTTGGTCAATAGATTATTCCCTGATGAACCTGAAGAATGAGCCCAAGTCTTCAAGCACTCATTCCAAAGGTTCATCTAGCTTAGCCATATAATTAATTAAGCGTTCCTCACTGGTGCTACTACCTGTTACAAATTATGATCATAGGCTGTTACTACTAGATAGCTCATGAAGATCGAGGAACGTTGTCGTCGGATCGATCCGTGCGTGGTTGCTTCTGATCGATCGGATCGGGGCCGTACGTTCATCAAGCtttgtgcttcttcttcttcctctacctaAATTGGGGGCCGAAGGGGTTCCAGAAGTCGACGGGCACGTCGCTGGCCACGGCGAAGGTGCTCGATATCGGCACCAGGCACAGCCCCCGGCCCTTGAGCGACACCTCGCCGCCGTCCTTGCACGACTTGTCGGGGCTACCATTGCTCGAGCTCTGACCAGACACGCGCAGACACATGTAAAAAGCCACCATCAGACATGCAAGCACTTTGAGACTTGAAATGGCAGCATCCATGGGGCAATGGAAAGTAAGAGAGAGCAAAGCATGCAGACTGACAAGCACGCCATGGATGTACATGTACATACCTTGAGGTACTGTGGCACTTGATGCTGATGATGGCCGCTCTTGAGGTATGGGGCGCTGAGCACCTGCATGCAAGGTTGCAGAGACAAATGTTGAGCTCGGTCTCCAATGGAGTCTCCTGGTGGATGATTCGTGGGAGGAAACCGATAGAGCCCGTGCGTGCTCGGGGCGCCATGATTAAAGCGTGCGTGTGCGTGCATGGGGGCATGGAATCATATGTAGGGACTTGGAACGTGCACTTACACCAACTTGGTCGTGGAGGAACTTGATGTACTCGATGGTCTCGTGCAGCACCGACGCCGTATCCGTCTGCGGCACGCACAACGAGATTGTGTGTTAGATACTCCTCCACATGTGTGTTTAGATGAAAGTAGATCTCGAAAGGAGGGGAGGAAACGATGAACGCTTTTGCAGAGAAGAGATGCACATTGGATGATACTACTCAAGGTCATGTGTAATATATCTAGCTTTTGTTtatgtgatgcatgcatgcatgcatgaaaagCCTAGCTAAGCGAAGCTAGCAAGCAAGCTTATACCTTTCCGAAAGGAGAGACGAGCTGTTGGAGCGCTGTGATCCTGTCCCCTAGCTTCTCCTTCCTAACCTGAAATGTGTTGCATGCACAACTTTAATCAACCGATAAAGATGCATCATGCACCGATCTGGGTTTGCGTCTATGTATTATACTATGTGACATCAAATAATGTCCATGGTGTTTAAGAGAACCAAGTGGCATGATTTAACCTAACCTAAGTACCTAACCATGCATGAGTATGAgcatgagcatgcatgtttaccttGAAGGTCGGCAATGGCGACGGCGTCTCCATTCTCGGTTTCTTGAACGCCGGCTCGCCGCTCGCCTTCTTGGTGACGATTGAGCTAGAATCTCCCACACCTTCTAGCACAGTCTATACATACAGACAACCAAAGTAAATTACAATCGGCCACCTACTACATCTGTACGTGCTTCCATGCAATATTTGCAACTGCTTGTATAGAGTATCGTAGTAGTAAATACTTAAATCATTAGCACAAGCTTCCGTACCTTAAGTGCAAGGTTTGCCCCACGCGGCGCCGGCGCCGGTTGTTTCGCCAAACGCACGCTAGTGTTGTCAGTCGCCGGCGGCGCTGCCATGCCCATGCCGAACCCGGCAGACTGGTTCCAGAACGCGGCGTCGTTGGTGAACTGGAGCGGCTCCCTGGCCCCTGTCTGGCCGCCCATCTGCTGGTACTGATACTGCTGCAGGAGCCCCGCTGCCGGTGCTGGCTTACCGGTGGGCTCGATGAGGCTCCTCAGCAGCGACGACTGGAACCCGTACGGCGAGTTGGGCGACAGGAGCAGCTCCGGCGCCCCCAGGCTGGACAGCAGCTGCTGCTGGCGCTGGTGAtcgtcctgctgctgctgctgctgatggtGGTGGTGGCCTTGTAGAGCTAGGTCTAGGTTGTTCGGCGCGGCTACGGCGTTCATCATGCTCTGCGGGTCCGTTCTCGAGCTCATGTCATGGTGGCCAACTTGGAGAAACCCATGCATATTACCAGCGCCGCTGCTCCTGTTGGAAGTTAAAATACATACACATGTAGATTTCGTTAATTAGTTTCAGTGCATGTCACGGGAGTATGTACGTATGTGTATCGACCATCATCATATCATATGATACTAGTACGAGATCACGGACGAACGGCGAATCAATCGAGCAAATTAAGGGCAGGTGTGGAACTAAGTGGGAACGAACAACTCACATGTAAGGGTTATTCCAGTCGGCGAAGCCGGCGGCTGCCGGGTCGTTGATGCTGGCCGTTTCTTGGAAGGTTATGGAGCTGTTGTTCCCGGGCGACTCGGAGGAGGCCGTGGTGGTGCAGCTCTTGGCCTGCTTCCCGCCGTCTACCCCCGCCACGTCGTAGCCACCAGCCGCCAGACCGGCCGGCCAGCTGTTGAACCCGGCGAGCTCCGTGGAGCACGCCGCGGCAGGCACCCCCGCCGTCGCGTTGCTGTTCCACCACATGCCATGAGACACGGCTCCGGCACCGCCGCCGCTGTACATGGCCGGAGCAGCATGCATCAGCTGATGATCTCCCATCTCTTCAATCTGCTGATCACCGCTCCGCTTCTTCGTCGACCGATCGATCTCGGAGGGATAGGAGAGCCAGATGCAAGGGAGTGGTGAGTGCTTGTTGGGTGGGCAAGGAGAGGAGGGAGGGGAAAGGGGTGAAGCTAAGCTCAGTGGAAAAGATGGGGTTGTGTGGTCTGGGTATATATAAACTGCGTTTGGAAATGAAACGGAGAGGAGAATTTCGCCTGCCTGACCGTGGCTTGGGTCGTTGGCGGTCTTCCCGCATTGCGTCAGCTGGTAAATTTCAAATCGATCTGGTGCAACAGATCATGATCAAGCGGTCGTTGAACAACCCACATCACTAGAGTAGAGCACTACACAACACTCTCGTGCTCACCGGTAGTAGTCTCTTTTAACTCTCAATCTTGTCTTGTAGTTGTAACAGTAACCTCTTATTGTCTTAGGGTTTTGACGTATGCGCGTAATGTTAGATGACTACCAACAACGAAAAAGACATATCATAGTGTTGTTAAGGTTCATCACACTAGGTGTAATCTTAAAGAATAACCAACCTCCGTCCtcaacggatgtatctagcaccgaAATATGTAtacatacatccgtttgagcgtcaTCTAATTTCGAACGGAGTGAGTTTTTTTTAAAACCTTGAATGGATAAAAGGGTGAGAGACTCTGTTTACAAGGAAAAGTCGGCTGAAAACCCTACTCCCTGCGTTCGAAAATATGTTTCATGATTTTAGGAAAAAATGAACTAAAACCACTACACTTATCTTGGATCGGAGGGATTAGTTAATAAATAAACCAACACAATAAGCTCAAACCGCCTAGCTAAACTAGATCTGCCGCGAGAAATCGTTTTTGTGGGCTGCTGCTCTCACTTCCAAATACACCACTCGGTCACACACATGCCTGCATGGCTAGCTACATGCCCAACCAACACACCAACATTCAGGCATGCCGCTCCAATGTACttcctctataaactaatataagatcgtttagatactttagtgatctaaatgattTTATATTAGTTCGCAAACGAAGTACCAGCCAAACCAACCCCGTTTGATTGTGTACTTGGATCAGAAAAATTGGTCACCCTTCTAGCACAAGATCACCACTCTCTGCCATGCCAAACCACATTCCCACCCAATTGGTTCATCGCTGCCGCACCGCCTTCCGGGTCTCTCCCTCATCTCTCAACAACCTACCAAGGCCGCCAACCTAGAGTCCATTGATCTTGCTAGACAACATGTTGTGTGACTTGGTCCTAGGTTAAAGCCTTCCGGGAAAACTTGAGGACCCAAAACCCAAGGCACGGGAGACAAATCTAAGGTATCTGTGACGACGCCTCTAAGGAGGGGAACATTTATGTGTTAAAAGTTGATATTGTCTCAGTACATGTGTGTTATAGTATTTCAATACTACGGACAAATCTTGGCAAATAATTGATGGTCACAAAAGAAAAATTCACGATGTCTTTGTTCCAGACAAGTCACATCTAGCTATACCCTCAAGAAATTCTGATCCTTCAATCTCCTCTTTTATGATTCTTCGGTTAGAGGCTCGGGCCAATAGCTAGCCATATAATAGTAAGGATTTAGGGATATTGAGATTACAAAGCAGGGATTCAATAATTGACATATGCCTGGCGCCGTGCATGCATGTTTCACACATTAGAATCAGGATAAATATGTCGAGTCGGCATAAAATATGTTATCTTTTACTTGCAAATAAAACAAAGGAGTGAGACTAGGGTATAAATTCGAATGGATCAATCAAAGGCATTGACCTCCGAAAGGAGGTCTTGTTGATGATAGCAACACAGTGAAATGAATTACATCATCCAGAAGGAATGTTTGATGAAATTGCCTAACTGCTATAAAGGGGTAATGAACTCTAGTAGTACAACTGTTGGACCTAATCTTTTGTACCAAGAAGTCACGTCTGTGTGCGCTATAGTCGGCTAGAATTAATCTAATCTATCCTAGCTAGTAGCGAATTACTTTCAACGTGGTGATAATTGCAAATCCTCTGACCATCggcctttattttattttattgtcaAGCATTTCGACCACTAGAAGATAAAATTCAAGCGTCACAGTCGGATGCAAATTACTTGCGTGCCCTGATCCTACAAATCGTAGTTTATAATATGTGTAGCATGCGGAACATATCCAGTGATAGTAACGTTGTAGCTCTCGCTAGCATGGTGCATTTTAAATGCTAGCTAAATTTTACTACTATATATGGCATTATAATGGAAGAATGGTCGAtggatggatgcatgcatgcacccTTGGTTTTTGCCGTAAGAATTTTTCATGCATGCGTGCTTGCCTGCCGGTGATAAAATTGTTTTTGGTCACAATGAATCATGCATGCATGTTCTGGATGAATCTGAAAATTAATTCAGATGCCAAAACGTCAGTTTCGTCGGGGATGGGTGACGTGATGGAAGAACGCCTTCCTAACGCACGCGTTAGGCACCCCATGTTTGTCCTGGATCGTTATGATTCCCTCCGCCCTATTCCTTTTTGGAATTTTCTGCCACGTACTTATATTCCCTTCCAAGTCCACACTAGCCAAGTCCCagtttttttctaaaaaaagtttTCAGACTAGCCAAACTCATATTATTCCCCTTATATTTTTCTTCTCCTTACAGATCGTGTAACGGAGTGTGTAATTAGTGAGGTTGCTATAGCTAGCTACTCGTAGCTCGTAGTAGCACAgtgcgattcgaccgatccaaatgCGTAGCTATATATAGACATGCCAACCGTAAATAGTCAAGACAACTTCTCATTCTGGTTGATCGTGATATGAAACCGTCGTGCCCACGGGCAGCATAGATACTGGATACAGCATTTCATACATGCAAGTGGTTCATCAAGGCAGGTACGTCCTAATTGCGCTTTTAGTGGACTTAAAAAACGGCAGCCTAGGTTCATGCATAGACGTAAAAAATATATACACCTACTACTACTTGAGGCTTGCAGCAGAGCAGAGAGTCCTGTGGACGACGACTGTAGGAACATTCTTTCGGCGTAGTATCGCCGCAGGATTTCGTCTCTAGAAGAGGAAGACGGTGGCCGGCCTAAACCTACAGCTGTAGCCATAGGTATTAGCTAGTGCAACACCATGGTTGCAAGCACAGACAGGTAGGTTGGCTCGACGACGACGTCCTTGACGTCATGCTGATGGCCGTCGATCGACTGCTAGCTACGGCGAAGTCTATGGCGGGAGAGAAAGAGAAGGCGTCAAAAGCGCGGGGCCCGGGGGACGGCACGCGTGCCCGGAAAAAGCCAGCCGCCCACTCACCCCATCCACACACACACATCTATACTGAGCCTGAGCCAAGCCACACGCAGGAGCATGCAGTGCACTCCGCCCGCAAGCCAGCGCCACTCCAGTAGTCGGAGGCCGAGTCAAAAGGTCGGACAGGGACAGCGTCCGGCCAGCCGGAGCAGCGTTCGTCGATCGATCCATCGCCTCATCGATCTCGACAAGGATCCGTCCGCTCCGCCCGGCCGGTGTCCCCATCGATGACCCACGATGTCGCCGCCACGTATCCACCAGCGACAAACCTTTGACCATCCGATCCCATCCGATCCGATCGAGCTAGCTACTAGCTAGGCGACGCGATGGAGGGATCATCATTCTCGGGTTCGGTAGACGAGAAGAGGGTCAACTTTCTATTCATTTCATCTCATTTCCCTCGCTGGACAGCCAGCAGTGTAGCAGTTCCACAGATGAATGAATTGATATTATAGTTCTGTAGCAGTACTACTGCTAGGCGAGAAATCATTGGGGTTGTGGAGGTCAACTTGTTGTTCATTCCATTCCCTAGCTAGCGTGCTTGGCAGTGCAGCAGTTGCAGAGAGGAACTGATAGTAATATAGTACAATTATATATAGGTTCACAAAGGCAGACACTCGAATCTGTGATGAGCTAGCTAGCCTCAGTGTTTCTTCACCGAACAACTCGCGGAAAATAACACTAAGGATCGCGTGATCATGCATGACCTTTCTAGCCGTCCGTTGTGTTTTCGTTTAGGGACTGGTCGGTCGTTGGCATGCACGAGATGGAGTGGAAGATTATATAGCCAACTAATTTAGCTATAGATCGCGTCAGTTAGTCGCGTGCAATCAACCTCCTCCCGCGATCGGAACGACAGAGCACGTACGTACCAAGAGGCAAGAGTTTTACCTGGCCGTAACTTGTGGCACGATCCGTATCAGCCACCCACAGGCTAGCCAGCTACGATAGATATATGACACATAAATTTACTCGATCGTGCATTGCACGTAGTACGTAGCCACGCCCACGCACGCACTGATGATAGGCGTCGACGTAGACAATTCGCCAGAGAAGAGAGACAGACGTGTAGACTCTCCATCTCTATCATTTGTTGGTGGGTCGACCGATCCAGTCGTAGACGGCAAGCCGCTGGCCCTGCCGTGCCGTGCGACCCAGGGAACTCCTACTACTGAGCCCGCCCCCATCCTCCCACGGAGAATCTCTCCCCGCCGCTTTCTGCTGTCTGTGCGGCACACGGCGACACGGCCGCGCGCACGGACACGGCGATCGACCACGCCTAGTGCGCGCGCTGCGGCCGGCACATCACACCACGCGCGCTGCTGCACGTATGTACGCACTGCACGTCGCTGGCCGGTCCTGTGACCCGTGCCCGCGAACCGGCGTCGCACGCGCGCGCGCGCCGACGGCGACGCTGACCCGTCGCCGGGCAGACCGAGGCGACGGCCGGCGTCGATCCAACGCGTCAGTCAGAAAAAGCGAGAGGTGTTGATCATGATGTGCCGGCCTTCCGAGTTACGATGGGACGCGGGGGCCCGTACGTGGGACGTCTTCGCTGTTAGGCTCGGCGTTGGCACGGCAGTCAGGGCTGGGTTGCGCTACGACCTCTAGCTAGATCGTCAAGCTAGCATCTTTCTGATTTTGGGGGATCTGGTAGTACCACCGATATTTTAGGAGTTGATTTAGTGGGTCAAAGCGTACGCTACCTGCCCTGACTTCCGATCGTCTACTCGATCAGTTTCTTTCTCCCGACAGCTGCCGAGATCCATGGCAGGCCAGACCCGAGCTTCTTTGGAGCCTAGCAAGCTACCGTGTCAAGTGGGGTTGGTTCCGTTGATCTCTCCTTCGTTTCCATCGCGACTAGCTCGCTAATGTACTTACATGTGCGCCTTTGGACTTGGAAGTGAGCACGGGAGGTAAGCCCGTGACTGATGCGTCCAAGCAACAAGGTCAACCATCAGATGATCCAAATTAAGAGAAATCCGTTCTCATGCATGCATATTGAGAACTTGTGATTCACAAGTCTAGACTCTAGACTAGCTAGCAAGGATCAAGCTAGCACCGCACCGGGAATACACTTGCCAATATTTCTACACGAATATTCTATAGCACTTTTTGCAGGACGCTTTGGTGTGTTTTTACCTGATCGGAACCCACCCACACCCACACCGGCCCCTGTGTGTGCAGTGTGCACGTCATGCACACTCGTGGAACAGATAGATAACCTTAGCAGAAAATTAaagacaacagcagcagcagcagcacacaaGCTATTAGATTCAGCTCACCGTTACCTGGGCACAAACAACAACAGACAAGAGGCGTCTCCTGAAGGAGTTAGTGCACTAATGATACACCGCCTTTTCCCGTCTTGTGAATTCTCTCCGACTTTATTGATGTGCGCAGTGTGAAACGAGGCCAAACTCTCCATCTGGCTCCCAGGGGGGTCAACACTCGCTGGACCCCGAGACGGCACATGCAGGTGGGCTCTGACGAAACCAGCCCAGTAGTGAGGCCCGCAGCAGCCTCCCTGACCAGCCGGGCCCCCGGCCGTGTTATGCGTGTGACTGCGTTAGGTATGCTGGGCCAGGCGATGGGCCTGTGGAGGCAGTGTCCGTCGCAATCGCAGCCTGGGTGCACGGGTCAACCCCCTTTTGACGCTTCACCTTTCactttcttcctctctctctctctttctttccggTTGCGATCGGGAGAGCGAGAGCTCTGCGTCCAAATTCCCCTGGGGTCACTGTCGGAGTTACTGCATCGGT
This window harbors:
- the LOC119356973 gene encoding transcription factor bHLH112-like, whose translation is MGDHQLMHAAPAMYSGGGAGAVSHGMWWNSNATAGVPAAACSTELAGFNSWPAGLAAGGYDVAGVDGGKQAKSCTTTASSESPGNNSSITFQETASINDPAAAGFADWNNPYMSSGAGNMHGFLQVGHHDMSSRTDPQSMMNAVAAPNNLDLALQGHHHHQQQQQQDDHQRQQQLLSSLGAPELLLSPNSPYGFQSSLLRSLIEPTGKPAPAAGLLQQYQYQQMGGQTGAREPLQFTNDAAFWNQSAGFGMGMAAPPATDNTSVRLAKQPAPAPRGANLALKTVLEGVGDSSSIVTKKASGEPAFKKPRMETPSPLPTFKVRKEKLGDRITALQQLVSPFGKTDTASVLHETIEYIKFLHDQVGVLSAPYLKSGHHQHQVPQYLKSSSNGSPDKSCKDGGEVSLKGRGLCLVPISSTFAVASDVPVDFWNPFGPQFR